ACTTTACCTCACGAGGGTCTTTCAGAAATAGTCCTCTCTGCTAGGGCTAAGGTGGTTAACATACACTTTACCCTCTCATGTTTGTTGAATATGAACTAAGTACATTTGTCATTCGAGTAGAGTATCTTTCGAGAACAGTCTCTCTGGTAATGGTAAGATATGTATGTACTCTACCGTCCTTAGACCTCACGTGTGGAAATACACTCATATGTTGTTGAATATGAAGTTGTAAACAAtaattgtttgtttgtttgtttgtttgtagGGAAAAGGTAGTGGCATGTGCAAAACACTTTGTTGGAGATGGTGGCACAACAAAAGGGATAAATGAGAACAACACAGTGGCTGATTGGCACAAATTGTTAAGCATTCACATGCCTGGTTATTATCATTCAATCATCAAGGGAGTTTCTACTATTATGGTTTCATATTCAAGTTTGAATGGAGTTAAAATGCATGCAAATCATGATCTTGTTACCAAGTTCCTCAAGGGCACACTACATTTCAGAGTAATGAATTAACcactttactttctttttattttaaattgtttattttacGTATATACAATGTTTGGTATCTATATTGGAGTCTGATTATACACGTCCTTTAGTTTCCTACCAAAGTAGACTCTATTTCAAGGTCCTGTCTCCTGGTTAACGACGAAGGAGTACTTACTACTCTACCGTTGCTCAACTTATCCGTATTGGGCTTGATTAATTCAGATTCACGTAAAAAAGTTCCGTTTTGGGGGACTAGTTACTCTATAGTAAAGATGAATCCATTCTCTAGGGTCAAAAggtcgaacttgagacctctaATTAAGGATAATGGTGACTCGATTCCCGAGGTTCAAAATGTCGAGAACTCGAGATTTCTGATTAAGGATGGAGGGGTACTTATCATTCTAGTGCAATTTTTTAGTGTTGTTGAGAACTAAtagttttgatttgtttttttttaagggATTTGTTATCTCAGATTGGCAAGGAATTGACAGAATTACTTCACCACCTCATTCAAATTATACACACTCAGTGTTGGCTGGGGTTCAAGCTGGGATTGATATGGTTAGCTTTCTAGTACTCTCTTTTGTCATTTTACATATGTTGTTTAGATTATTGGTGTTGTAATTCTTCTGATGTTTTTCGTACGTCGTTTTTAAGCTTTTTCGATGTTGTACTTCTTCTGATCTTTCTCGTATGTCGCGTAAACTATTGATGTTGTACTTCTTCTGATCTTTTTGTATGTGTTTAAACTTTTGATGTTGTACTtcttttgatcttttttatATGTCGTGTAAACTTTTGATGTTGTACTTCTTCTAATCTTTTTTATATGTCGTGTAAACTTTTGATGTTGTACTTCTTCTAATCTTTCTTATATGTTGTATAAACTATTGATGTTGTACTTCTTCTGATCTTTCTCATATGTTGTGTAAACTATTGATGTTGTACTTCTTCTAATATTTCTTGTATGTCGTGTAAACTATTGATGTTTTTACTTCTTCTGATCTTTCTCATATGTCGTGTAAACTATTGTTGTTGTACTTCTTCTGATCTTTCTTGTATGTTTTGTAAACTATTGATGTTGTGCTTCTTCTGATCTTTTTCATATGTCGTTTAAACTTTGATGTTCTACTTCTTCTGATCTTTTTCGTATTTTATTTGAACTTTCGATGTTCATATGTCATTTAACTTCTGGTGTAGTGGTTAAAGTGATCGATAAAATGGATCGAGAGAGTAAATACTTTGTCAAGATgttatgaaatttgaattttcatcTGATTATTTTTGTGGTTTTTTTGCAGATCATGGTCCCTTTGAACTATACAGAATTCATTGATACATTGACCTCTttggtgaaaaataattttatcccCATGACCAGAATTGATGATGCTGTGAGGAGGATCTTGAGAGTCAAATTCACCTTGGGTCTATTTGAGAATCCTTTGGCTGATTATAAACTAGTTAAACACGTCGGAAGCCAGGTCAGTCTTGAAAACCGAACAAAAGAAACACAGTCTGATGCATGAAATATCTCGTGTTTTCCATAAATGCACAAAGTGTCTCGTGTTGTTCTGGAAAAATGCTGTTGTGTTCGTTCACTCAATGTTGAAACAGAACAGAAACAAAAAAGACAGTGTAATGCATGAAGTATCTCGTGTTTTCACTTTTCTATGAATGCACAAAGTATCTCGTGTTGTTCTGGAACAATGCTGTGTTCACTCACTTTTGAAACAGTAAAAAAAGACAGTCTGATGCACGAAGTATATATCTCGTGCTGTTCTGGAAAAATGCTGCTGTGTTCACTCAATTTCGAAACAGAACATAAAAAAGAACAGTCTGATGCATGAAGTATCTCGTGTTTTTCCATCAATCCACGAATTGTCTTGTTTTCACCTTGAAAAATGCTCTGTCATGTTCACTCAATTTTGAAACAGATGAAAGTCTGATGCACAAAGTATCTCGTGTTTTTCTGAAAAAATGTTGTGTTCACTCACTTttgaaaccaaaaaaaagaCAGTCTGATGCACAAAGTATCTCGTGTCGTGTTATGGAGAAATGTTGTCATTGATACACGAAGCATCTCGTGTTGTTCAGAAAAAATGCTGTGTTCActcaaattttgaaacaaaaccATACCTTAAAAGATGTTGTTATTCTAATACCtctgtttcattttatgtgacgttattattattttttcggTTAACAGGCACATAGAGAAGTAGCAAGAGAAGCAGTTAGAAAATCACTTGTATTATTGAAGAATGGGGCAAATGCTAATGACCCTATACTACCTTTACCTAAAAAGGCATCAAGAATATTAGTAGCTGGAAGTCATGCCAATAATTTGGGCTATCAATGTGGTGGTTGGACAATTACATGGCAAGGAGTTGAAGGAAACAATGTCACAACAGGTATATATTTCATACTCTTGTCAAACTAAGACACGTAAAAAATGAAACAGATGGAGTATAGTATAGTATAGTAAAAACTTTCCGATTTCTTTTCAGGTACTACTATCTTGGATGCTATAACAGCTAGCGTTGATTCAAACACAGAAGTGGTGTATAGTGAGAGCCCTACAACAGAGTTTGTGAAGTCGAACAACTTTTCATACTCGATTGTTGTAGTAGGTGAGTTACCTTATGCAGAAACAGCAGGAGACAGTATGAATTTGACGATTACTAAGGGAGGTATCGACACAATGAGTAGTGTATGTGGCAACACAAAGTGTGTTGTGGTGTTAATATCAGGCAGGCCATTAGTTGTGCAGCCATATTTGAGCAACATTGATGGACTTGTTGCTGCATGGTTGCCTGGATCTGAGGGACAAGGTGTGGCTGATGTGTTGTTTGGTGATTATGAGTTTAGAGGAAAGTTGTCAAGAACTTGGTTTAAGAGTGTGGATCAATTGCCAATGAATGTTGGTGATGAAGATTATGATCCACTTTATCCTTATGGATTTGGGCTTACTACAACTAAAGTAGCTTCTAGATAGACAATTAGATATGTTGaattactaatatttataagtttttgaactagttttttgttttgattaccTACATGTTTACTTGTGGTTACCATTTTTCGTTATAATGAATCATCTGTTTCGATTACCTACATTCTCGTTTTGTTGTTAATGGTGTTTTCTTATAGAACTAACGTGATATGATATGTTTATGATTATAAGATTTGTAAGGTTTTGAGTTTCGTGGCGAGTTGTCAAGAAGTTGGTTTCAAGAATGTGGATCAATTGCTTTTGGTAATAAAGATTATGATCCACTTTGTCCATTTGGACTTGGGCTCACTAAACTGAAGTCCAAGATCAAATAGTtctcattaaaaatattagggttttaatgatttgatcAGTCGCTAGCTCTCGTATTATGGAGATTTCTCATTTATAGGTGCTCGttctattttgatttgaatgATTTGAGGCTCTCGAGGTATATATGAGCGGTCCTTTAAGTGTTTCGATGGttcaaacaaagaaaagattatGATTTTTAACATCACCTCAACTCCCATTTTTAGTCATAAAGGATGGAATTAGAACAAAGTTATCTCACAAGCAAGAGTCAATATTTGAATGTTATGAATTCTAAACATGAAACAGAACTTGGCAATAGTTTTGAAGAGCCGGAACAACATAGTCTAAACGAATGACCAAAGCACACATAAGTTTGAAGCCGGAACTTAGGAGCCTAAAACAAGCTTTCACAATACTGACTAAAATACATCTCGATTATATACTCTGATTGTTTGACTATATGCATCCCAGGGAAGAGACGCATGCCAAGGGATTGTGCTGTATGCAGCTTACCTTGACGCAAGCATCAGTGATTGATTCCATAGCTCGAACATGAGGCCTACGGATCCACACGGAGACAACTTTATCATTGCTCCAAGATTGTTCTTCATGCTGCTCAAAGACAATTAACTGTGGCATTGTTGAATAAAAGATGGTCTTAATGAAAACTACAGCAGGTTACAATCAGTGTCAATAAAGTTACACAATGTTTCCTACAGCTATGTTGCTCAGTCTTTCCAAAGATGTTGTCAAACCCGTGTCAGATCCTTCAAGAATGCACTACTGTTAGAGGATCCGACATGCAACAGAACAATGATTTCAAAGAGTTCGATCATCAAAGTCCTAGGGCATACTTCAATGGACCTTTATGATTTCAATATAGGAAACTAACAGAACTTCTAAATATGCCAGTTAAGTTTACTCTGAATAGACGCGAACATGCATTTAGTCAACTGAAGAAGCACACAGAATGGCATCATACACTCAAATACACCAGTCACGAAGTCATCAATATAATTTGAAACAGCATATCACTAAAACAATCACTGCCTCATCCAGCTTTTTGAGAAAGTGCAAGTGCTGTAAAATCAACAAGAGGATCTCATTGTATTTTTGTCGGGATATTCAAAGCAGCGCTAAATTTTACATCTGTCTAACTTAACTTGGAAGAACAAATAGTTAACAACCCAAGAAAGATGGCACAGAAGAATAGCTGCATAGCTGAATACACAACAGGACCGATCAGATGGCTGATTTAGACAGTACAAAATAACTACATATCAACGGGTGAAGCATCAACCAACAAAGCAATTGATCTATGAATACATGAACAAGGCAAAGATTAGCACAACTACTACTTCTATCAGAAAGTTTAATGCACCAACAACTTGTGCTAAAGCAAGAAGAAACCTCTTTTAACAATTATAGTGTTAGGGCCAGCTAAGAAGCAACTTATACATTAACAACTAAAAAACAGCAAGCAGCTATTCAATAACAAGCTATGAGACCTAGATcacatttaaattaatcaaacgGTAGAATCACATGTCAGTCCACACATAAGAGATGAGAACCATAATACAAGGCTCGTAAGTCCAGCAAAATACACGCATGAATGAACTAAAGTAGAATGACACTTGAGCAAAAAGTTAACTAGGGTTCAACGAGCACGACTCAGCcaattttaatttcaagaaagcaaaaataagaaaatatatccTAAATTCTCACCAACTAAATGATGTTCAAAGGCAGCATGCTTAACACATGCAAGTCGAAACAGGGAACATGGGAAACGGTGTTTCCAGTGGTGGGCGGGTGAGTAGTGCATAAGAACCTGTACAGTAATGATATAACCTCTTGTGAACTGAAGTGGATAGGGGCTACTACGTAAAATATGGTAACTCGGCTACATTTCAAAGAACAATGGGATAATATTATCAGCTTACACAAAAGTAATGACGAGATATTATCAATCTCCACTTTCTAGATAAAACAATCACGTTTCTACACATAACAGCAATAGCACCAAAATTTAAGTAAACAACATACAAAAGGATCAATCATCAGCTGCTTCTGTAGACTTCCCTCCAAACGGATCGTGAGAAGTTTCAGTATCCTGACCAATGTGGCGTTGCACAAGGCGCTGCAAATCAGCCATAACCTTCTGCTCACGCTTAGCCTTCTCCTCATAGTTAAACATGGCCAACGCTCGCTTGTCTTCAGCACTGTAAACTTGGTTTTCCTTTCTGATACGAATAGCATTCATCCTTTGATGCCTACTACCACTCATCACATAGCCAAGACCCTCGAATTTCGAAATCTCGTCAGCAGAAAGACCCACTTCACCTCTACGTGGAATACGCTTCCCTTGCTGAACATATTGGGCAATAGCATCACCTTCACCAGGCCTAAGTGCCCCACCATAGCTGATATGTCCTTCAGCCCTTGGCAAGGGCATTGGACCAACTGGGGCCTCATCTTCAAAATTACTCCTCTTCCTTGCCTCAATCAGTTCTTTAAATTCAAGCACCTCACCATTAACTTCATCTATCATTGCTTCATCAGCCTTCGTCTCATTAATTCCAGCATCATCACTCAACTCCAAGCTCTTCTCTGGTATGTCACTATCCCCTTCCTTCTTTCTCTTACTCTTCAAAGCACTCTTTTGCTTCTTACTAGCATCAGAATCATCAATTTCACCATCTTCGCTTTCGCTCTTGCTTTTACTCTCACTCTCACTTGAATAGCTTTTCCTTTTGCTTCTTTTCTTCCTGCTACTACTACCCCTTTTATGTCTCCTGCTACTCTCTTTTCTCCTcgactttttccttcttttgttcCTTTCTTCTTCGGATGATGAATCATCAGTAGACTCTTCCTCTGATTCACTCACACTCTTCCTTCGCGATCTCCTACTCCTACGTTTAGAACTGGATTTCTTCCTCTTCCTAGATTTCCTCGGTTCAGAATCTGAAGCCTCTGAGTCAGAATCCGATGCATCTGATTCGGATTCGGAATCGGGCTCACTTCCGGAAGACTTAGTTTTTGACCTCTTCACATCCTTTTTGGATCCATCCTCCTTCTTTACCATCTCGTCTTCGATTTTTTCTGCAATTTCATCAGGTTCTTCATATTCCGGCTCATTTTCTTTCCTAGGTGGACTTGGTGTGCAATTCCAAATACAATTCTTCAACTGTTTCCTCAATTTCTGACGTTTTAGCCTCCGGTACTCCTCAAAACTCAAACCTTTAAGCTCTTCATCCGAATCAGAATCTGCAGTTCTTCCACTCTTATGATCTCGATCAAGGTAAGGTTTCTTCCCCCGTCCAAATCTCCTAGGAGGTTCATTCGTAGGGCTTGGTCTACGGTAAGAACGATCTGGAGAAAACGATCGCCGGTTGCTTCGTCCATTGGTATGTGACGCTTGCTGGCCTCTATATGGACTATAAGCCGGACTCCGACTCCGACTCCCGCTAACACTTCGGCTCAGGCTACGGTTTCGGTTTCGGTTTCTGATAGGACTACGGCTACGACTAGGACTTCGATATCGACGTCGATTGTCGTAGTGCGAGCTCCGCTGAGGTGAGTACCGGCCGCCGTCACCGTTCCGCTGGCTCCGATGCCTGTTGTCGGGGATTTCTACGGCGGAGGAAAGCCTAcccatttgggaattaggttatTGTAAATGATAGAAGGCGGCCGGCGGGATTGTAAAATATAAGGTGTAtgatttatcattaatttaattttttaattaaaaataatattactatatattttaataattacatATTCGATTTAGCCAGcaaataaaatgaatcaaaatgCAAAGTAtttgattattaatatttaatatcattagaattaaattaaatttaacaagAGCGACAAAAATATGCAAATCTTACTCCTATAAGTAAGATAGCttgtttttgatagattttataCTTAACTAAAAACATTACGaagcaaattgaaaaaaaaaacaacgacagtaaataagtgaaaataaaatgCTAAGAATGCATGATTTTACAACCACAAAATAATACGATAATCTAGTAACAGTAAATAGTAATAgagaagaaattttaaaaaatccaaaGGAACACTACAAATCTACAACTAAAAGTATAAAAATCAAACGAGATAATCCTCAGATCGATTGAAACAATCAtctagaaatttttaaaatataatttaaatgacgAAACAATTACAAAGgaaaaaacaatgaataaagaatttcatatttttatgatggttttttgaagtattttttggaaaatatggCACCTTATTTCGATTTAGGCATTCACGATATTTTTTGGAACATATGTCACCTTTTTATAGTTACCTTCTAAAATTGATGGCTTCTTGaaatagttcttttttttttttaggcaACGCGAATACCTCAACATATATCACATTCTTATAGTTATCTTCTGGAACTGATGACTATTACCTCTGAAACATATGTTACATTCTTATAGTTATCTTCTGGAACTGATGACTATTACCTCTGAAACATATATTACATTGTTATAGTTATCTTCTCGAACTGATGACTTCTTGAAATAGTCCTGTTTTGACAAAAGAGAGGCACATCGTATTCTTCTTTAGGGGTTGAGttgcaaacaaaaatatttttaaaaagttataaccGATGACTTCTTGATATAGTCATGCTTTGACAAAAGAGGCACCTCGTATTCTTTCTTAGGGTTTGATGTgcaaataaaaatgtttaagaaaattataattgatCGCCGTctgtggggatcgaacccacgaccacGTGGTTAAAAGCCACGCGCTCTACCACTGAGCTAAGACGGCCaattaatcaacattaatataatattttactaattaactctgtaagattttttaaaaaaattgttcgtTAATGACAATACGTTACGGGATAAAGCATTTTCTAATAAAGACAATTTCATACTTAGGTTACTCAATCCGTACTATTTAAAACTTTGAAGTATCACTTATATTGCTTGCAATTTTTATTTGGCTTGATACACGTTTATTTCCTTAGAATAGTATATTACACTCGAATTAAATAAGGTTTCGATTGAACATTTCAAATCTTATACATTTTTGATTAAAATCTTCTAAAAAGTTGCATGTATTTCACTCATCTATTAGATAGAGTAAATCGCATTCTGTATCATTTCGTTTAATCATATGTATCAATCTTAAATAGAATATGTCTGAAGTTTTACGTCTTCTTTCAAcgtaattaaaaaatacaaattttatttggttacttaacaagaacaataacgcaaataattttcaaaaaattcaattaaaacgGAATTTAATTCgaatgtctaaataaaaattttcggAAAAGTTGTTTGCCCTTTAGCTCAAAAAAAATTAGCAGACCTTCAACACTTCACAAAGAAGCTCGAAGCTCCAACAATGGCTCGAATTTTCTGCTACAAGAATCTCTCTATTGCTTTTCAATTGAAAAGGCCAACGACCCATTTTCATCCTTCTTCTCTCCATTCTCAATCCTCAGCTCCTATAGACAAAGAAGTTGAAACTCTTTACCGTATCATAACAATAACACAGACACCAGAAGGACTGAAACAAGCACTGAAATCATCACAAATCAAATTATCAAACGACTTAATCGACAAAGTTCTCAAAAGGGTACGTTTTTCTCATTCAAACCCGTTACAAGCTTTAGAGTTCTTTAAATATGCAGATAAGCGAAAGGGGTTTTACCATACTGGTTTTTCTTTAGATACAATTTTGTATGTACTTGGTAGGAATCGTAAATTCGATAAGATTTGGGAGGTTTTAGTGGAAATGAAGAGAAAAGATCAATCTTTGATAACCCCCAGAACAGTTCAAGTTGTTTTAGGTAGAGTTGCTAAGGTTTGCTCTGTTAGAGAAACTGTTGAGTCTTTTTGGGGTTTTAAGAGACTGTTGAATGAGTTTGGTGTTGATTGTTTTAATGCATTGTTGAGGGCTTTGTGTCAGGAGAAGAGTATGAGTGATGCTAGGAATGTGTATCATAGGTTGAAGTACAAGTTTAGGCCAAATAACCAGACATTTAATATACTTTTGTCTGGTTGGAAGTCGTCGGAGGATGCGGAGGTTTTCTTTAAGGAGATGAGGGATTTGGGCGTTGAACCGGATGTTGTTTCGTTTAATTGTTTGGTGGATGTGTATTGTAAAGGGAGAGAGATGGAGAAGGCTTTTAGGGTGGTGGAGGAGATGAGGGAGAAGGATATTACTCCTGATGTGATAActtatacaagtttaattgGAGGGTTGGGGTTGGTTGGACAACCTGATAAGGCGAGGCACATTTTGAAGGAGATGAGGGAGTATGGATGTTATCCGGATGCGGCTGCTTATAATGCTGCGGTTAGGAACTTCTGCATTGCGAAGAGGATCGGGGATGCATACAGTTTGATGGATGAGATGGTTAGAAATGGTTTGAGCCCCAATGCCACTACATATAATGTGTTCTTAAGGtcatttttttggataaatgATTTGAAAAGTTCATGGACTTTGTACCAGAGGATGAAGGAGACTGGGTGCTTACCGAGTACACAGTCGTGTATGTTCCTGATCAGGTTGAGCAGGAGACATGAGAAAGTGGAGATGGCACTTGAGTTGTGGGATGACATGATGGAGAGAGGATTTGGCTCATATATTTTGGTCTCTgatgttttgtttgatttgcTCTGTGATTTGGGAAAGTTGGCGGAGGCAGAAAGATGTTTCTTGCAAATGGTAAATAAAGGGCAAAAACCAAGTAATGTTTCCTTTAGGAGGATCAAGGTGCTTATGGAATTGGCTAATAAACAGGAGGCTCTTAAGCTTTTGTCAGAAAAGATGGCTGCTTTTCGTTCCTCCACACAACTGATCCAACACGATAAAGTGGAATATGAAC
The DNA window shown above is from Solanum lycopersicum chromosome 11, SLM_r2.1 and carries:
- the LOC101256841 gene encoding NF-kappa-B-activating protein (The RefSeq protein has 3 substitutions compared to this genomic sequence): MGRLSSAVEIPDDRHRSHRNGDGGRYSPQRSSHYDNRRRYRSPSRSRSPIRNRNRNRSLSRSVSGSRSRSPAYSPYRSQQASHTNGRSNRRSFSPDRSYRRPSPTNEPPRRFGRGKKPYLDRDHKSGRTADSDSDEELKGLSFEEYRRLKRQKLRKQLKNCIWNCTPSPPRKENEPEYEEPDEIAEKIEDEMVKKEDGSKKDVKRSKTKSSGSEPDSESESDASDSDSEASDSEPRKSRKRKKSSSKRRSRRSRRKSVSESEEESTDDSSSEEERNKRRKKSRRKESSRRHKRGSSSRKKRSKRKSYSSESESKSKSESEDGEIDDSDASKKQKSALKSKRKKEGDSDIPEKSLELSDDAGINETKADEAMIDEVNGEVLEFKELIEARKRSNFEDEAPVGPMPLPRAEGHISYGGALRPGEGDAIAQYVQQGKRIPRRGEVGLSADEISKFEGLGYVMSGSRHQRMNAIRIRKENQVYSAEDKRALAMFNYEEKAKREQKVMADLQRLVQRHIGQDTETSHDPFGGKSTEAADD
- the LOC101259510 gene encoding uncharacterized protein; translated protein: MKSRISITLLGLVLLFSTWESCIAQEGDYLLYKDPNKPINARIKDLMSRMTLSEKVGQMSQLERRNMTTDIVKNYAIGSLLSGGGSVPKPEATAREWVDMVNHFQRGALSSRLGIPMIYGIDAVHGHNNVYKATIFPHNIGLGATRDPELVKRIGVATALEVRATGIPYAFAPCIAVCRDPRWGRCYESYSEDPQIVKQMTEIIPGLQGDLPKNVVGIPYVGGKEKVVACAKHFVGDGGTTKGINENNTVADWHKLLSIHMPGYYHSIIKGVSTIMVSYSSLNGVKMHANHDLVTKFLKGTLHFRGFVISDWQGIDRITSPPHSNYTHSVLAGVQAGIDMIMVPLNYTEFIDTLTSLVKNNFIPMTRIDDAVRRILRVKFTLGLFENPLADYKLVKHVGSQAHREVAREAVRKSLVLLKNGANANDPILPLPKKASRILVAGSHANNLGYQCGGWTITWQGVEGNNVTTGTTILDAITASVDSNTEVVYSESPTTEFVKSNNFSYSIVVVGELPYAETAGDSMNLTITKGGIDTMSSVCGNTKCVVVLISGRPLVVQPYLSNIDGLVAAWLPGSEGQGVADVLFGDYEFRGKLSRTWFKSVDQLPMNVGDEDYDPLYPYGFGLTTTKVASR
- the LOC101259811 gene encoding putative pentatricopeptide repeat-containing protein At1g02420, encoding MARIFCYKNLSIAFQLKRPTTHFHPSSLHSQSSAPIDKEVETLYRIITITQTPEGLKQALKSSQIKLSNDLIDKVLKRVRFSHSNPLQALEFFKYADKRKGFYHTGFSLDTILYVLGRNRKFDKIWEVLVEMKRKDQSLITPRTVQVVLGRVAKVCSVRETVESFWGFKRLLNEFGVDCFNALLRALCQEKSMSDARNVYHRLKYKFRPNNQTFNILLSGWKSSEDAEVFFKEMRDLGVEPDVVSFNCLVDVYCKGREMEKAFRVVEEMREKDITPDVITYTSLIGGLGLVGQPDKARHILKEMREYGCYPDAAAYNAAVRNFCIAKRIGDAYSLMDEMVRNGLSPNATTYNVFLRSFFWINDLKSSWTLYQRMKETGCLPSTQSCMFLIRLSRRHEKVEMALELWDDMMERGFGSYILVSDVLFDLLCDLGKLAEAERCFLQMVNKGQKPSNVSFRRIKVLMELANKQEALKLLSEKMAAFRSSTQLIQHDKVEYEQSS